A single region of the Anoplolepis gracilipes chromosome 1, ASM4749672v1, whole genome shotgun sequence genome encodes:
- the LOC140672865 gene encoding uncharacterized protein isoform X2, whose amino-acid sequence MQQFNVPNISPQRARPAMSAADNNDQRVLGAIPKNMYINCEKKKACQDTTKHASHILSSVYIPTSKEKTFKKYISKKMLDETSKITEKEHYVKFNQPAAKLQERTLKKSIHVPSSLSAYIQESRDDEELETDKNNQLDSM is encoded by the exons ATGCAGCAATTTAATGTGCCTAATATTAGTCCCCAAAGAGCCAGACCTGCGATGAGCGCGGCAG aCAATAATGATCAACGGGTACTAGGAGCAATACcaaagaatatgtatataaattgtgaaaagaaaaaagcatgtc aagaCACCACAAAACATGCAAGTCACATATTATCTTCTGTATACATCCCAACATCCAaggaaaaaacttttaaaaaatatattagtaaaaaaatgttggatg aaacgtctaaaataactgaaaaagaacattatgtaaaatttaaccAACCAGCAGCAAAATTGCAAGAaagaactttaaaaaaatcaattcacGTACCATCTTCTCTTTCCGCATACATCCAAGAGTCCAGGGATGATGAAGAATTAGAGACagacaaaaataatcaacTGGACAGTATGtag
- the LOC140672865 gene encoding uncharacterized protein isoform X1 codes for MQQFNVPNISPQRARPAMSAADNNDQRVLGAIPKNMYINCEKKKACQAKMCSDKNNVEINEDQSIIIKAQKICEKKSWMKVIGMIQRTNHLRKNHQWLTLQKRNKKVPKRCKVDRAKLNGRDYWECKKKTPQNMQVTYYLLYTSQHPRKKLLKNILVKKCWMKRLK; via the exons ATGCAGCAATTTAATGTGCCTAATATTAGTCCCCAAAGAGCCAGACCTGCGATGAGCGCGGCAG aCAATAATGATCAACGGGTACTAGGAGCAATACcaaagaatatgtatataaattgtgaaaagaaaaaagcatgtc AAGCAAAAATGTGTAGTGATAAAAACAATGTAGAAATTAATGAAGATcaatcgataataattaaggcacaaaaaatttgtgaaaaaaagtcTTGGATGAAAGTAATTGGGATGATACAGAGAACGAACCACCTACGAAAAAACCATCAGTGGCTAAC attgcAAAAGAGAAACAAGAAGGTTCCAAAGCGATGCAAAGTTGACAGAGCGAAGCTGAATGGTCGGGATTACTGGGaatgtaaaaaa aagaCACCACAAAACATGCAAGTCACATATTATCTTCTGTATACATCCCAACATCCAaggaaaaaacttttaaaaaatatattagtaaaaaaatgttggatg aaacgtctaaaataa